One segment of Anopheles stephensi strain Indian chromosome 3, UCI_ANSTEP_V1.0, whole genome shotgun sequence DNA contains the following:
- the LOC118511506 gene encoding uncharacterized protein LOC118511506 has protein sequence MKSIALLCTLVLFAIAKDAFAVEPIGKLRPAERLMDNLDILQEDSSFDPMAPVSQHSELFEIAKRLAQKKETAVEGREAYSGYHPGGEMNNLDRLEYYTKQFLDLAVDVSYSSVYLLSNYTRFVHNANNKFIIVFE, from the coding sequence ATGAAGTCAATCGCTTTACTTTGCACGCTGGTGCTGTTTGCCATCGCTAAGGATGCGTTCGCCGTTGAACCGATCGGCAAGCTGCGCCCGGCCGAACGATTGATGGATAATCTGGACATCCTGCAGGAGGATAGCAGTTTCGATCCGATGGCACCGGTTTCGCAGCATTCCGAGCTGTTCGAGATTGCGAAGCGTTTGGCCCAAAAGAAGGAGACAGCGGTGGAGGGCCGGGAAGCGTACAGTGGTTACCATCCAGGCGGCGAGATGAATAATCTGGACCGGCTCGAGTACTACACGAAACAGTTTTTGGATCTGGCGGTTGATGTATCGTACTCGTCCGTCTATCTGCTGAGCAACTACACGCGCTTCGTCCATAATGCTAACAACAAGTTCATCATCGtctttgaataa
- the LOC118511507 gene encoding flocculation protein FLO11-like, producing MILSAKQLVLWIALGSFVGAIAIEENVGTTSLVESHNLTTTTSTTTVTTPTTSTISTTSTTSTTPSTTFSSSTTARTTSSQAISSSSPSTPPILARANPISSTSTSRSIISTTSSATTTKPSAKRQISLNEFQQLVAKVNDEISMLRNQSANLSQTYEELVRRYNDRTSQVPIVLYDVSDCSNSTNVQHDTSTEAIKQKSTVPEVTNPTVSSEEVTTTTAKSTTVTTSTTTAPSSTRRVEDSIQKQTHSKSSSDGALPAEPVPQSSGSSHTQIYGNKYYNYIHYFMYPPSEEQLEEMGSPPTQLNHRRKSGNDSRKAVPQNRWKEVPYRTKNRWEERIDSREESMEPEFSPALRRWPQEPTGEIGSNQRSASSDYRPFYGSPIPAIGGQYRFGGAAQRKPVELPPSPVPAPPKLAPYPLAEERIPSRVVPQEKIFSFIPEKPKPTPPAPVPKVPAYQADRVPSFLERRNTYRNEPPAQLRTTKAPPVRLFTPATTVAREPVTPQSIESLFSFGAKPVTYSIPTTAKPSPGVTRNGWDGYDFSFVRKAQETKKRLQRQQRSSRKGVPEL from the exons ATG ATTCTATCAGCAAAACAGCTGGTGCTTTGGATTGCCTTGGGGAGCTTCGTAGGTGCGATCGCAATCGAGGAGAATGTAGGGACAACTTCCTTGGTAGAAAGTCACaacctcaccaccaccacctccaccactaCAGTCACTACACCCACTACATCCACCATTTCCACCACTTCAACCACTTCAACCACACCCAGCACAACTTTCTCTAGCAGTACTACCGCTCGAACCACCTCGTCACAAGCCATCTCCAGTTCTAGTCCATCCACACCGCCCATCTTGGCCAGAGCGAACCCCATTTCTAGTACCTCAACCAGCAGAAGCATCATCAGCACAACCTCCAGCGCAACAACGACTAAACCTTCGGCAAAGCGTCAGATAAGCTTGAATGAATTCCAGCAGCTAGTAGCAAAGGTTAACGATGAGATCAGCATGCTGCGCAATCAGTCGGCAAACCTATCCCAAACGTACGAAGAGCTGGTGCGAAGATACAACGATCGAACTTCGCAGGTACCGATCGTACTGTACGATGTATCGGATTGTTCCAACAGTACCAACGTCCAGCATGATACTTCAACCGAAGCGATCAAACAGAAGTCAACTGTACCAGAAGTTACTAATCCTACGGTCTCTTCAGAAGAAGTCACTACTACCACGGCTAAGTCAACAACAGTAACTACATCTACTACAACAGCACCATCCAGTACAAGACGAGTCGAGGATTCAATTCAGAAGCAAACCCATTCGAAGTCCTCTTCCGATGGAGCATTACCAGCCGAACCAGTACCTCAGAGCTCAGGAAGCTCCCACACACAGATCTACGGCAATAAGTACTACAACTACATACACTACTTCATGTATCCACCGAGCGAGGAACAGCTGGAAGAAATGGGTTCTCCGCCAACTCAACTCAACCATCGCCGAAAGAGTGGAAACGATTCTCGGAAAGCCGTACCACAGAATCGCTGGAAGGAAGTTCCATATCGTACGAAAAATAGATGGGAAGAGCGCATCGACTCGCGGGAAGAATCGATGGAACCAGAGTTTTCACCCGCTCTTCGTCGATGGCCTCAAGAACCAACCGGTGAGATCGGTAGTAATCAGCGATCGGCTTCATCGGACTATAGACCATTCTACGGAAGTCCGATTCCAGCGATCGGGGGACAGTACCGTTTCGGAGGAGCTGCACAACGGAAACCAGTCGAGCTTCCGCCTAGCCCCGTTCCTGCACCACCGAAGCTCGCACCGTATCCATTAGCTGAGGAACGTATTCCATCGCGAGTTGTACCACAGGAAAagattttttcattcattccgGAAAAGCCGAAACCAACGCCACCAGCGCCTGTTCCCAAAGTACCAGCGTATCAAGCTGACAGGGTTCCTTCCTTCCTGGAACGTCGTAACACTTATCGTAATGAGCCTCCGGCTCAGCTCCGAACAACCAAGGCTCCTCCTGTCAGGTTATTTACGCCAGCGACGACCGTAGCCCGAGAACCGGTGACACCACAGTCGATCGAGAGTTTGTTCTCGTTCGGTGCGAAACCGGTGACCTATTCGATTCCGACCACCGCGAAACCGTCGCCCGGTGTCACTCGCAACGGTTGGGATGGGTACGATTTTTCGTTCGTGCGTAAGGCGCAGGAAACGAAGAAGCGACTGCAGCGACAGCAACGATCTTCGCGCAAGGGTGTGCCAGAGCTATGA